One Falco peregrinus isolate bFalPer1 chromosome 6, bFalPer1.pri, whole genome shotgun sequence DNA segment encodes these proteins:
- the LOC101914916 gene encoding thiosulfate sulfurtransferase, with product MARQVLSRPLVTAKWLSEAVRAGRVGPGLRVLDASWYPPQERNARQEFKERHIPGASFFDIEECRDQASPYDFMLPSESHFADYVGRLGVSNDTHVVVYDGDELGTFYAPRAWWMFRAFGHKEVSVLNGGFKNWVKEGHPVTAEVSQPAPAVFKAKLNMALLKTFEEMIQNVVSLRFQVVDSRPEGRFQGTELDQGLESGHIPGAVNIPFRSFLTETGHEKSIEEIQQIFREKKVDLSKPLTATCRKGVTACHIALAAYLCGKRDVAVYDGSWSEWFHRAPPRYKVSELKRNKA from the exons ATGGCGCGGCAGGTGCTGAGCAGGCCGCTGGTCACCGCCAAATGGCTCTCGGAGGCCGTGCGGGCCGGGCGGGTGGGACCGGGCCTGCGGGTTCTGGACGCCTCCTGGTACCCGCCACAGGAGCGGAATGCCCGGCAGGAGTTCAAGGAGAGGCACATCCCCGGCGCGTCCTTCTTCGACATCGAGGAGTGCCGGGACCAGGCCTCCCCCTACGACTTCATGCTGCCCAGCGAGTCCCACTTCGCCGACTATGTGGGGCGCCTGGGGGTCAGCAACGACACCCACGTGGTGGTGTACGACGGGGACGAGCTGGGCACCTTCTACGCGCCCCGCGCCTGGTGGATGTTCCGGGCCTTCGGGCACAAGGAGGTCTCTGTGCTGAACGGTGGCTTCAAGAACTGGGTGAAGGAGGGCCACCCCGTCACGGCGGAGGTCAGCCAGCCCGCCCCAGCTGTCTTTAAGGCCAAGCTGAACATGGCTCTGCTGAAGACCTTCGAGGAGATGATCCAGAATGTGGTATCCCTGCGGTTCCAGGTGGTGGATTCCCGCCCCGAGGGCCGGTTCCAGGGCACAGAGCTGGACCAAG GGCTGGAATCTGGTCACATCCCTGGTGCCGTGAACATACCCTTCCGCTCATTCCTAACAGAAACTGGCCATGAGAAGAGTATTGAGGAGATACAACAAATATTCCGGGAGAAGAAAGTGGATCTCTCAAAGCCGCTGACAGCCACGTGCCGCAAAGGTGTCACAGCATGTCACATTGCCTTGGCAGCCTACCTGTGTGGCAAGCGTGATGTGGCTGTTTATGATGGTTCCTGGTCAGAGTGGTTCCACCGTGCCCCACCTCGCTACAAGGTCTCTGAGTTGAAGCGCAACAAGGCCTAG
- the MPST gene encoding 3-mercaptopyruvate sulfurtransferase has protein sequence MSQQLLYRALVSAKWLSEAIKSQQAGLALRIVDASWYLPKMKRDPKREFEERHIPGAVFFDIDQCSDRTSPYDHMLPKADDFAEYVGKLGVGNDSHVVVYDGSDQGLFSAPRVWWMFRAFGHEAVSLLDGGLKNWQREGNAVSSGKSQVSPSEFHASLDKSLVKTYEDVLDNLDSHRFQLVDARAAGRFRGVEPEPRDGIEPGHVPGSMNIPFSDFLTEAGLEKTPEQIRSLFQEKKVDLLKPVVATCGSGVTACHVALGAYLCGKPDVAVYDGAWVEWYMRAQPENIISEGKGKTV, from the exons ATGTCACAACAACTCCTCTACCGTGCTCTTGTGTCTGCCAAATGGCTTTCGGAAGCCATCAAGTCCCAGCAAGCTGGTCTCGCCTTGAGAATCGTGGATGCATCATGGTATTTGCCAAAGATGAAGCGTGACCCAAAGCGGGAATTTGAGGAGCGCCATATCCCTGGAGCAGTTTTCTTCGACATCGATCAGTGCAGTGATCGTACTTCACCTTACGATCACATGCTGCCCAAGGCTGATGACTTTGCTGAGTATGTGGGGAAGCTGGGTGTGGGGAATGATTCCCATGTTGTGGTGTATGATGGCAGCGACCAAGGTCTCTTCTCAGCACCCCGGGTGTGGTGGATGTTCCGGGCCTTCGGACATGAAGCCGTCTCCCTTCTGGATGGTGGCCTGAAGAACTGGCAGCGAGAAGGGAATGCAGTGAGCTCTGGGAAAAGCCAGGTATCTCCCTCAGAGTTCCACGCCTCCCTGGACAAGTCCCTGGTGAAAACATACGAAGATGTCTTAGATAACTTGGATTCCCACCGCTTCCAGCTAGTGGATGCGCGCGCTGCAGGACGGTTCCGGGGAGTAGAGCCAGAGCCCCGAGATG GAATCGAGCCTGGTCATGTCCCTGGGTCGATGAATATCCCCTTCTCCGATTTTCTCACAGAGGCTGGCTTAGAGAAGACCCCTGAACAGATCCGCAGTCTGTTCCAGGAGAAGAAGGTGGACCTCTTAAAGCCTGTGGTAGCCACATGTGGCTCTGGGGTCACTGCCTGCCACGTGGCTCTGGGGGCATACCTCTGTGGCAAACCAGATGTTGCTGTGTATGATGGGGCCTGGGTGGAATGGTACATGCGGGCACAGcctgaaaatattatttctgagggaaaggggaagacaGTGTAA
- the CIMIP4 gene encoding LOW QUALITY PROTEIN: testis-expressed protein 33 (The sequence of the model RefSeq protein was modified relative to this genomic sequence to represent the inferred CDS: substituted 1 base at 1 genomic stop codon) codes for MSGIMDQVWKVTKILYFGGLAVFWRQAYETILDHIWWLGVLEVPTSPTPDVAESDFLLANSSLVEPEKGKKEHLPESLGPSRERMSQRSSSRASWKISKGPVAQGTAWNSTSVKSXASPFAKCIQTEKGSKQSLQAKTPPTQSAHSRSLEDKREDSSATEDLIVGHKPRERSSTYHLSATSRQREAKDTKSVSNAKEPVAGQQQTLRSRGPGSSQKTITAKKICSRLSAKESLASLKPDMKAEWKLLENRSSLIRANNKYKFASAAELTSNDEEQGALCKAALIVGQKRISERTEMLKNSLNSTSSADYNQLGFNLRSNIFQGGPLESRSLMKDSYTPDIIQKAIRDPKNWHGRRTDELGKWHQKNALNLNMQKTLEDKYGKKKRQA; via the exons ATGTCAGGGATCATGGACCAG GTCTGGAAGGTCACCAAAATCTTGTATTTTGGAGGCCTGGCTGTATTTTGGAGGCAGGCATATGAGACCATTCTTGACCACATCTGGTGGCTG GGTGTGCTAGAAGTTCCAACTTCCCCTACACCTGATGTGGCAGAAAGTGACTTTTTGCTGGCCAACAGTAGTTTAG TGGAAcctgagaaagggaaaaaggagcaTCTTCCAGAAAGTTTAGGTCCCAGCAGAGAGAGAATGTCCCAAAGGAGCTCCAGCAGAGCCTCCTGGAAGATCTCCAAGGGCCCAGTGGCTCAGGGAACAGCATGGAATTCCACATCTGTTAAATCCTAGGCATCTCCTTTTGCAAAGTGCATTCAGACTGAAAAAGGGAGCAAACAGAGTCTGCAGGCCAAAACTCCCCCCACACAGAGTGCTCATTCAAGAAGCCTTGAAGACAAAAGAGAAGATAGTTCTGCCACTGAAGACCTAATAGTGGGGCATAAGCCAAGAGAGAGGAGCAGCACTTACCACCTGTCTGCAACGTCCAGGCAGCGGGAAGCAAAAGACACCAAATCTGTCTCAAATGCCAAAGAACCAGTAGCAGGCCAGCAGCAAACACTGAGGTCTAGAGGGCCTGGATCTTCCCAGAAGACCATCACAGCCAAGAAGATCTGCAGCAGATTAAGTGCCAAAGAGTCCTTAGCATCATTAAAGCCAGATATGAAAGCAGAATGGAAGCtcctggagaacagaagcagTTTAATCCGTGCTAATAACAAATATAAATTTGCCAGTGCAGCTGAACTTACCAGCAATGACGAG GAACAGGGAGCTCTGTGCAAGGCAGCATTGATCGTGGGACAGAAGAGAATCAGTGAGCGTACTGAAATGCTAAAAAACTCCTTGAACTCTACATCTTCTGCTGATTACAACCAGCTGGGTTTTAACCTGAGGTCAAATATTTTCCAAG GTGGCCCACTGGAGAGCCGAAGCTTGATGAAAGATTCCTACACCCCTGATATAATTCAGAAGGCAATCAGGGATCCCAAGAATTGGCACGGAAGGAGGACTGATGAGCTAG GAAAATGGCATCAGAAAAATGCCCTAAATCTCAACATGCAGAAAACATTGGAGGACAAATacgggaagaaaaaaaggcaagcctAA